A single Pseudomonas sp. DC1.2 DNA region contains:
- a CDS encoding HutD family protein yields MSQLKVLRAEDYPRMPWKNGGGSTEEITRDTGTGLDGFGWRLSIADIAESGGFSTFAGYERVITVLQGEGMTLCVDDRDTRPLLALDPFAFSGESQVSCSLLDGPIRDFNLIYAPQRYRARLQWLAGEQRFFSSAGTLLVFSVTEVLQVQVGHDNAQLGRHDCLQLNGNAGLLEVSVSGQCCVIELAAR; encoded by the coding sequence ATGAGTCAGTTGAAGGTTTTGCGGGCTGAAGATTACCCGCGCATGCCGTGGAAAAACGGCGGAGGCAGCACTGAAGAAATTACCCGCGATACCGGTACTGGTCTCGACGGTTTCGGCTGGCGCCTATCGATTGCCGACATCGCTGAGTCGGGCGGCTTCTCGACGTTCGCAGGTTACGAGCGAGTCATCACGGTGCTGCAAGGCGAGGGCATGACGTTGTGCGTTGACGATCGGGACACCCGACCGCTGTTGGCGCTGGACCCGTTTGCGTTCAGCGGTGAGAGTCAGGTGTCGTGTTCCTTGCTCGACGGGCCGATTCGCGACTTCAACCTGATTTATGCGCCGCAGCGCTACAGGGCGCGTTTGCAGTGGCTGGCCGGTGAGCAGCGGTTTTTCAGTTCCGCCGGTACATTGCTGGTGTTCAGCGTCACGGAGGTGCTGCAAGTGCAGGTCGGTCATGACAACGCACAATTGGGTCGCCATGATTGCCTGCAACTTAACGGCAATGCCGGGCTGCTGGAAGTTTCTGTCAGTGGCCAATGCTGCGTGATTGAGCTGGCTGCACGCTGA